Proteins from a single region of Streptomyces spinoverrucosus:
- a CDS encoding gas vesicle structural protein GvpA — translation MTVVPAQQTGGGGGSSGLYDVLELVLDRGLVIDAFVRVSLVGIEILKIDVRVVVASVDTYLRFAEACNRLDLEAGPRKSPGLPDVVGEITESGARGKSKGALSGAAQTVSDAFRQAREEGEAEPRPRARKSTSTRRKEEQE, via the coding sequence ATGACCGTTGTACCGGCACAGCAGACCGGCGGTGGAGGCGGCAGCAGCGGCCTCTACGACGTGCTTGAACTCGTTCTCGACAGGGGGCTGGTGATCGACGCCTTCGTCCGCGTCTCCCTGGTCGGCATCGAGATCCTGAAGATCGACGTCCGGGTCGTCGTCGCCAGCGTCGACACCTATCTGCGCTTCGCCGAGGCGTGCAACCGCCTCGACCTGGAGGCCGGGCCGCGCAAGAGCCCCGGCCTGCCCGACGTCGTCGGCGAGATCACCGAGTCCGGCGCGCGCGGCAAGTCCAAGGGCGCGCTCTCCGGCGCCGCGCAGACCGTCTCCGACGCCTTCAGGCAGGCGCGTGAGGAAGGCGAGGCCGAGCCCCGGCCGCGCGCCCGCAAGTCCACGTCCACGCGCCGGAAGGAGGAGCAGGAGTGA